The stretch of DNA AGGACAGTAGCAAGCAAGCTACTTCAAACAATGGTTCATTGCCACAAACTAACGATTCTGTTGAAGGATCATTAGCAGTTGCAGGCACGATCATGCTTGGTTTAGTTGGTTTGTTAGGTGCTCGGCGTCGTCGCGAAGACATGATTTAAGGTTTTAGTGAAACGTTCACTTTAACTTGAAATAAATTGATTTAGGAAAGGAGTAATTCAGTGATGAATTGCTCCTTTTTTTGGAAACAATTCATCACTTTTAGTTGGAGGGCCGTTTAGGTGTGTCACTAATAAGTTAGTTTCTTTGTAAAACTATTACATGACGCACATAATTAACATCAGCGTACTTTAACTTGAACAATCTGATTTGAAGAAAGCGTCATTCGGGGGATGAATGGCACCTTCTTTTTGGAAAAATAAACTGTTTAGTGGGGAAGAGTGCAAATGTATTATTTTTTGGATAGTAACATTGGACAATTAGCTTCAGGACTGGAGCACGCGGAATTTAAGCGTATTAAGTTATTTAATCGCTTCAACGTTCCTGCCAAGATTGTGACGACACAATATTCCGCGGTGACGCGTAGTTGTAATCGTTTTTGGCAGCTGGAAGAAAAGAATTTTGTTAATTTATATGATTTTTATGCAGGCACGGAACAGTTTAAAGGACCGCAGTTAAAGCTGTCAGACTTGCCAATCGCGCGGCAAAGTTATCGGATTGAAACTAATCCTGGTAGTGCGCGGTTCTGGGATGGTAAACGAGAAGTGGCTGAAGTCCATTACTTTAAAGATGCCCAATCGCCAATTAGTACCATCGATTATTTTGATGGGGATGCTCAGAAGATTCGCACGGATGTCTATGACGAGCGTGGTTTTAGAGCCTATTCTAAATTTTTTGCAACGCAAGATGACATTAGTCTGGGCTATTTAGCCTTAGAACAGTTTGTGACATTGTCCGGCCGACCTTATCTGGAAATCACGTATCGTAAACGTGGTGATCGCGTGTTTGCGACCAATCATCGTTTAATCACAGCCGATGGTGCGAGCTATTCTTATATGAATCAGAATCACTTGATGGCTAAATTTTACGATGATCTAAATGCCCGTGACGGGGGTCATTCAACGTTTATTTCTGACCGCACGATGGTGGTTAATCTACCAATGACGATGATGCAGACACCGGCACGAAAAATTGAATGGGTGCATAGTATTCATTTCAGTCCATATCGGGAGCCATTTAACTCGGAATTAGTGTACCCATCATTGCGTAACACCGATCAGCTGAGTCGCTTGGCGATGGTGGTCAATGCGACGCCACAACAAGCGGATGACATGCGACAACGTTTGCGAACACAAGTGCCAATTACCAACATTCCAGTGGGGATGGTCAGTGATGAACGTTTGGCAGCGCCACGACGGCCAATCACGCCTGATTTCCGGGAACGTGGCAAAATCGTGGTCGTGGCGCGGCTCTTCTTTGAGAAGAATTTAAGCGCAACTATTCGGGCCTTTAAAACAGCGCATGATCAGTTAAACTGGTTGACACTAGATATTTATGGCTATGGCGATGGGTCGGATGGCAATCAAGAGGAACGCCAGCTGCATCAACTGGTTCAAGAACTTAATTTGCAAGATTGTGTGCAGTTTAAAGGCTATACCTACAATATTGCGGCTGTGTATGAGCAAGCTCAATTAATGTTACTGACCAGTCGATTTGAATCGTTTGTCTTAGCCCTATTAGAAGCTAATTCGTATGGTGTGCCGGCAATTTCGTATGATACGTATTACGGTCCAACTTACATTATTAATAATGATCAAAATGGTTATATCGTGCCTTATGGTGATGAAGCGGCGATGGCGCAACATGTCATCGATGTCATGAGTGATCCGGCTAAGCTGCAACGGCTCAGTACCGGGGCTTACGAACGTGCGGCTGATTTCTCGGAAGCCAAGATTTGGCAATTGTGGCAAACTAAGATAATTGAAACTGATCCAGCATTGGATTTAGACTAAAGTAAAGGCGCGTTTAGGTCTCGTTATTGAGATCTGAACGCGCCTTTAAGTTATTTTTGATCGTTAATGGCAGCCAATAGTCGTGTTTCGTTGTAGAACAGCAGGATCACAAACATAACCACGTACAAGGCTAAAGGAAGCCAGGCATAGTTTAACGTAATCATGTGCTGGGTCGCCACGTTCTGAGCGTGGTTAGCGGTATAACCGGATAAGTGGAACAAACCAGCTGTCACGAGCCCACCGAGGCCAAGGCCAACGTTAACTCCGAAGTCATCGGTGGAAGCTAAAATGCCTTCCGCTTGGATCCCCATACTCATCCCAAAACGAATAGTGTCGGCGATCATGATGGAAACGAGCCCAATAATCAAGCCGTTACCAACGGAGTTAATAAGGGTGCCGCCGAAAATCAATGGCAAGTTTTGTAACTCGGCGCCACTTGCCAAGATCAATTGACCGCTGGCGGCGACCAAAATACCCGTTAACATCGTTCGCTTTTTCCCAATTCTGCGGGAAGCGCGGACGATAAGCACTACCCCAACCAAGGCGGCAAACGTAAAACCGTTGACAATTGGCACTAAGTTTTCATTATGAATCAGATATTTAAAGTAATAAATGGTCGTCTGATTCTTGATGGCCGTGGTCAGCCAATAGAGAAGAATCACGACTGAAATCACGATCCATGGTTGGTTCTTTTTGAGCATGCCCCAAACTTCGCTAAGGGACTGGTGGGCGCGTTCGGGTTGGCTGAAGCGTTCCCGAACTTGGAAGAACGTATTCCAGATGAGTGCCAGTGAAATAATACCAAATAAAATAATCGTTAATAAGAAGCCCAGTTGTTGATTGCCATGACCGAAGAAAGCGACTAATGGCAAGGTGAAGACTGCCACAATAATTTGAACGGAGCTACCAAAGAATTGGCGGATGACGCCTAATAATGTTAATTCGTGTTCATTTTTCGACATCGTCGGTAGAATCGACGTGATCGGTAAGTTGACGGCCGTGTAGAAAAAACCGAGACCAAGATAAGTGACGTAGGCCCAAGCCAATTTACCCGTAGCGCCAAAGTTAGGGGTCACAAAGGTCAGCATGGCAAAAATAACGTAGGGCAGCGCGTACCACAAGAAAAATGGGCGACTTTTACCATACCGTGAATGAGTATGATCAATCATAATGCCGATCAGCAAACTTTCAACCACATCTGCCAAACGGGCCACGACGAAGAGAATCGCCGCCGCACTCGCTGAAAGGCCGTAGACATCGGTGTAGAAGAAAAGTAGGTACGTGGTCATCATTTGAAAGACTAAGTTATCCGCGGCGTCACTCAAGCCATAACTGATTCGTTCCGGCCAAGCAGTTTGCCAAGGTTGTTTCAAGACATCATCTCCGGTATAATAAGTTTTACAAGTCTTAATTGTACACTATTTAAGTTATCAACGATATTTTAAATCGTTGTTGGTCAAGGTTAATATGGCCTAAGTGCAGTGTCCTTTAAGACTAGTGTAACTTTTAACCGGTCGTTTCCAGACTAAAAACACTCAACTAATGATTTAGTTGAGTGTCGGTGATTAGTTTTTGGTTAATTTACTGACTTTCGTTAGTGCTGGAATCAAGCCTAAACTGTCTAAAGTTTGGTTAGGCAAGACAACGGTGTTGGCACTACCATCAGCCAGTGCCTTGACAGCTTCAGTGTTCTGGAAGATGAAGTAGTTTTCAGAGGACTGACTCAAAGCTTCGTTAAGAATGCGTGTCCGATAAGCATCCGCGTCCGCTTCAGTTTGAACCGCGGTGGCTTTAGCCGTCGCACTGTTCACTAAAGCTTCGTTTTGAGCCTTGTTGGTGGCAAGTAACGCCCGGTTATTGGCTTCGTTTTCCAAAGTAATTGATTTACTCTTACCTTCAGCGGTCGCAATCGTCGCATCCCGTTCCCGAGTGGCTTGCAACAGTTTATTCATGGAAGCTTGGATGTCTGAGGAAGGGTTGACGGAGTCAATGTTGACCCGGTCGACGTTAAGACCATAACCAGCAGTAACTGAGGAAATTTCCTTGAATAACGCGGCGTTGATTTCTTGCGTCCCATTCAAGACTTCGTTCAATTCCTTATTCCCAATAATACCCCGTAAAGCAGCCCGCGTATCTTGAATCATGCTCCGGACAGAATCCTCGTTTTTGAATACAAAGTCTTCTATATTAGTCACGTGATATTTAAGCGAGATCTTTACCGAGATCTCAGCGTTATCCTTAGTGATCACGACTTGCTGATTCAAGTCGACTGGCGTTTGGGCCGTGTTGACTGTGATCACGTGTGAAATAAATGGTTTAATAAAATGGAAACCAGAATCGATGATGCGTTCAAATTTCCCGAAAGTTAACACGATGCCTTGATTCGGTTGAGTGATGATCCGAATTGATGCAATCAAGATGGCAATGAGCAATAAGACGACAATAATACTGATAATCAATGTGAGCATAAGACGATTCCCCCTATTAGTGCGGTGTAACGACCGCCACCGTTAAGCCGTGCGCATTGGTTTGCACGATTTCGACTAAATCCCCAACATGTAGCGGCGTTGCGGCATGGATATGATAGAAGATGCCATAAAACATCACGCCATCAGTTAAGTCTGCTCGTTTGAGTTTGAAACGTTGGCCGATTAAGCGCTGATCTAAGTAACCTTCTGTCATAACCCTGCCCACCTTTATTGTGATGGGTTAATTATAAGCTGTTTGTGGGGGAATTGATAGTCTCACGCAGCTGCCAACAATTTGGGCAAAACTAAAAAAAGTTAAATTTTAATCAAAAATTTAACTATAAGTATTTATTTGTTCGAATAACTAATATACTATGTGTGAATAGTATATAGTATAAAGCTTAAAAGTCGATTATCGCATGATAAAGTTTTGGGTGACGTGAAAAAATAATTTGGCGTATGATAATTAACCACTGTAACCTTTTGAGGATTAACCAATTGTCTGGATTGCGCGTGAACTGGTATAGGAAAAGTAAACATGCACTAACTAGCCATAGACGATAAAGTGATTTACAATTAATTGTTCATACAATAAATTAATTGTCACTTGGTATTACTGTATCTTATATTGGTATTTGGAATAACCGTTTAAAGCGTTAAACCTCAACGTTTAAGCTATTTACATTTTTTATATTTTCGTTAAAATATGACTTGTAGATAGGTAATTCTGGTTGCACTTAATCCTAGCATCTATCAAGGGGAACGTGGGGTTAGGTATGATCACCAATGAAAATGGCCATTTTCAACAACCTAGTAGCATGAATTCTACAATGTGGGCACATAGGTAAACGTGATCCAAATAGTTCTGGCCTGAGACGTGTCAGACCTTGTGATTATTTGGGCAAGCACGTGATCAAGTAGGATTGCTTTGAGGGTCGATAGGTTAGATGAAAGAGGACTTCAATATTAATCAAAACAGAACGCTTTAAGTTCTGGCGGGGATACGCAGCGCCATTTTGGGCCGAGTAGATTATAGTACAAACCTGGTTATCAGCACAATTCACAATCTAAGCTTTTGCGGACGATTGTGAAAGGGGGTGGTAATGAGCAGGGCGTTGGATCCAACCAATGTGATGTGAGTCAACGCTTGATCAACAAAGTTATAACCACTGATTGTAGATCTGATGGGGCGAATCGGCAGGCGGACGCAAAAAAACATCATTCAAAAATGGCTTTATTGGCGACATCTGATTCTTACACTGGGCGTGTTGATTCTGATCAGATGATTAACCAAATGAATCGTCATTTTCGAACGATGTCGAACCGACCGCTACGACCGATTTATCAGACGAAGGTACGGTTTTACTGGCTTTTAGTGGCATGTTAACTTAACTAGATCAAGCGCTAAAATCACATCGCGATTAGCAATATCAATCTTTTTCACATAAGTTACGCAGTGTCCAGCAATTGCATGGCACTAAAAGAAACGAGGTGGCAACTCTTGGATAGAGACTTGCTGATCTCGTTTTTTGTATAAGTTTATTATATGACATCTTAGTTATAAATAAAGCCTAATTTAAATCTTTTTTGACAAAATGTCAGTTGAAACCAGTTTCCCATTAGAGGAGTTGGATTGAAGGGAACGTGATTCAAATGGATTTTTTAGAAACTGTCCGACTCGCCCCAACCCAATTAGTAAAAACGACCCGGCCGTGGGAATGCTTTGATGAGTTGACCCATGATGCCGGATATGACTATTTAAGAAGTGGTCAGCAAGCTAGTCTACGTCAATGGTATCAACGCCGACAAGAACACGATCTAGTCAGTGTGATGAATGCCGGTGCTGGTAAAACGTTAGTCGGTTTGTTGGCGTTACAATCGCAACTAAATGAACACGAGGGTCCTGGTCTCTATTTATGTGCGGACCAAGTTCAAGCGGATTATGTGACCAAGTTAGCGCAGCATTACGGCCTAACGGTGGCGACAATGCGGACGGCAGAACAGCCAGCCAATGCGCTGATCGTGGCGGCAGTCGCTGACCTAGTGCCCCCAACCGCCGAGTTACCAGCCAGCCAGTTGACCCACTTGTCAATGCTGGTCCTAGATGATGCGTTAACTTGTCTGCAAGAACTACAAACAGCGTTAACTTGGCATATTGATTGTGAACAACAGGTAGAATGGTATACGTCACTCGTCACTAAATTCAGTCAAGACGCTGACACGCAACCGGCCAGTCAGTGGGCGGCGTTACAACAGACTGCGCCCGTCCCGTTGACCTTGGCGGTACCTTATTGGACGCTAGCTAGATTACAAACAGAAATTTTAGGTGGTCCAGTCAAGCCACCCGCTTGGTTGACCAATTTGGCTAATGTCGAGGTGTACGTTGATCAGCACGGCATTGACTTTCAACCGCACTGCTTACCGATTGCCCAATTGCCATTCTTGGCTCAAGCGCAGCACCGATTATTCTTGATGACGAGTCTCGCCGCGAGTGAGGATTTAGCCGGCCAGTTAGGCTTAGATGAAAGTAGCTTACTCAATCCAATCACCGTGAATGCGCCAAGTGACGTGGGTGAAAAGTTGATTATTACCCCGCAACAATTGGATATTCAATTAGATGATATGCGGATGCGAAGTTATTTAAAATATTTATTTGATAATGGCTTTTTAGCGACTAACCTCGTTATTTTGGTGCCAACAGCTGCGGCCGCTATTATTTGGAAAAAGATGGGTGCAAAAATTTATCAAGCCGCAGAACAAGCCAGCTTGATGACGGATCTGGCTACGAATCAGCCAATTATGGCCGTCGTGATCGGCGGTTATACTGAGTTGGATTTGGCGGCAGCGGCAAGTCATTGTCTTGTCTTGGATGGCTTACCGGTATCCAACCGGTTAGCAGATCAAGTGGCGTTGCAACGGGACCCAGAGGCGTGGTCGATGATCAACAATTTAGTTCGAATCGTGGAGCAAGGGTTAGGCCGCTCGGTTCGTTCCGGCGCCGACAGTTCGCTGATCTTTATCCTAGGCAACCAGTTACAAGCTTTGACGGTCATGCCGGCGATTCAGGCGCTATTTAGTCGGCGGACGCAAGCACAACTACAGTTTTCACAAAAGTTAGGCCAAGCCATCAAACAGACGAGTCAGACCGCGTCGGATGTCACGATTAAATTGAATCAATTGATCAAGGCGGTTTTGACGCGTGATGGGAACTGGCGAACAATTTATCGACAAAATATTAACTATAATTACCGCCAGTTGGTTCAGCGGACTTTGACACCTAAAGCGATCACGCAAGCCAAGCTGATTTATCGCGCGGATCAACAGGCTATGGCTGGAAACTTTCAGCAGGCAGTCGACTTGCTTAAACAATTGGCGCAACCTACTGCCATGACGCTGGAACGCTTGGCAACTTATGAGTATCAGCTTGACCCAGTCACGGCGTTGAAGACCCAGCAATATGCTTATCAAAAGAATCAGCACTTATTCCGACCAGCTGGGATGACTTATTTGCCGCGATCACGGCCCAGTTTGGCGGCGGGACAACGGCTTAAAAGTTACTTAGAACGTTTAAATTTTGATAACGGCAATGATTTAGCCATTTATTTTAAAGCCCGCGTGACGCCATTAGCAATGCCAAATAATTTTCAAACGGAAGACTTTCAACGGGCAATTGCGTGGATCGGTAAACTGATAGGATTTGATACTAGCCGTCCGGTCGCAGAGATGGTTCCGGGTTCAACCGGATTTTGGCGGGGCTCAGGCACGGATATCGTATTACAACTTGTCACGACGACGGACACAGCGCTAAATTCGGCCAGCGTGCAATCGGCGCTAACGTGGACTCAAACGACCTATGCACAACCAGAACTGCAATTGGTGTTGATGCAGGCCAAACGGTCCGTCCGACTTGCGCCAGAGCTAGTGCGACAGGCACGCGTTTTAACGGATACGAAAGTTGCTAACCTCAGTCAGCGAGTGGCCGACTTAGCCGCTCAACTGAGTGTCAAGACGCCCAGTTCGTGGACGGCAGCGGAATTGAGTCAATTATTGGCGAGTGAAAAGCTTACGATGACCGATTTTATGAGTGCCTTCACATTGCCGGCCCGTCAGGCAGAGGTGTAAGACTAATTGTAGTGAAATAAGCAAATAATCAAAAAAGCGACGACCACTAAAACTTTTGATGATAGCACCTCATCGAAGGCTTAGTGGTCGTCGCTTTGTAGTTATTTCAAAAAAACAAATTTAGTAATAATAAGCTAATAAAGCGGTCAAATTATTATAGGTTGCAGATTTTTTACTTGGAATATCTCCTAAACACCCAGAGAAGTCACCATAGCCGTCAGGAACTTGTGAATCATTTAGATCTTGAACACAATCGTTATACATTGTCTTATCACCAACTGTTGAGGCAATCATGGCTGCAATAGCATATGATGATGCTGCCGAATTTTTTTCGACTGGCGTGCCATCGGTATAATAATTATTATACAGGGTTCGATTGTGGACATGAGCTTTAATCCAACTGATACTTGCTGGTTGTGCTTTACCGATTTGGGCTAAATGCAAAATAACGAGCAGACTATCAATCGAGTTAACTTCTCCTTTTGCTTCAGGTAATGTAGAGTACTCTCCGGCTTTATAACCGTTCATGTCACCGTAATAGTAATAAGTTTGGTACCAAGGAAAGCTATCGCCTAAGTAGGCATTTTCTAATACTTTTAGCTGATCATCGTAATCTTTTTGACTCCAACCACCTTCACCATACACATATTTCAATTCTTGCATGTCTAAGTAGTCAAGACGAATGGCTGGTTCTTTGGTGCCATCCGCAAAATCAGTGCCATCGATCATTTTTCCGTTTAATAATGAATACTTCTTAAAACCAGTAACTAGGTCCTTAATTTCAGAGGCACGAGCGGCCGATGGTGATTTTGCTTGCATCATTGTCAAGGCGCGCATAATACGAAGGTCGTCTAACGAGGCGTTACCTTGTTTATAGTCTTTGGTTCGCGTGTTATACATCCAATAGAAGGCGCCATCACCATTAGAGAAGGTCTTCTTGACCTGTGTATAGTAATTATCAAAAGCAGTTGCATCACCACGCATTGCCAAAGTTTCAAGATAAAGTCCAGCAGATTCCGTAATTTGACTAAACATGTCATTATCTGTATCCACACTAGCCTTTTGGGCTTCAGTCATATAACCAGAATAGATACCAGAGTCAGTCATCATCGTATTAACCATAAAATGGTCTAAGGCAGTGACCTTACTAGCGATAACATTAGTGTTGTCCTGACTTAATGGCTTAATATCAGTCAATTGAGTCGGCTCACTTGGCGATACCGGATCAGTAACTGTTGCATCTGTTTCTGGGACCTTGAAATTAAGCGTATCCCAGGTCGAATAAGAAGCGTTTGTGTCCGATGCGCTCACGGCAAACTGAATCTGAACCGTGGTCGCAGCAGAAACCTGGCTTAAATCCAATTCAAGTTGTTTCTTATCGGTATTTACTACAGGTGCTAGATGATCGTTACTGGAATATTTAATACTGATAGAAGGTGTCACATCTTTATAGGACCCGTCGGACTGCTTAAAGCCTTTAAATAGTTTACTAAACGAAATAGTCGCACTTTTCTTGTCGGTACTATAGTTAATCACGTCCTCGGATGGCAAATAAGTGCCACTAACGGTCTGCCCAGCAAAGCCATAGTTTAAATCGGTATAGGTCGTTGTTGAATTTTTGAAACTAACTTTTGATGAGAGTACCCAAGTTGGACTATTTGCCACCAAGGCGTAGTTTCCGATATTTAATGAATATAGATTGTCACCACCGGGCATCACACTTGGTAATTTACTAATCGAATTATTACTAAAATCGGCTTGGACGAGTCCGGTTGCGTATTGCAAACCATCTAGGTCGGTAATGTCAGTAGTATCAACATGTAAGTAACGTAAATCTGCTAACATCGCAGGGGTAATTTGATTCACACTGGTGGTATTGTAGCCGCCAGCTGTATTAGCTGATTGGCTTAAATCATGTAATCCAGAATAAATGACCTTCTGTAAATTCTTGTCTGGCATCCAAGTATCAATGCTTGAATCGCTGGTTGCAGCGGCCGATACCGTCTGAGTTGGTAGACAAAGCGTTCCCATGCCAGTTATTGTCACCAAAGCTAGTATCATTCCGATTGCTCGAATAATTTTTTTCAATATAGTCTCCTCCAAAGAATATCATAGTAGCATAAGAAATATTAATATATTAATATTCAGATGTCTAGTGATGCTGGTTATATTTTTAGTCAGGGATGAGATACATAAGCTATTGGTATAGCCAATTGAGTCAACTGGTTTTAATTGATCATACAATCACCTGTATGCAACTGAATGATTCAACGAAATATGTCGACGTTAGTGTTAAGTTAAATGATAATCGAAATAATCTGCTATTGGTCTGTCGTGATACTAAGACGACGCCTGTTGTCGCAAGGC from Lactiplantibacillus brownii encodes:
- a CDS encoding MFS transporter translates to MKQPWQTAWPERISYGLSDAADNLVFQMMTTYLLFFYTDVYGLSASAAAILFVVARLADVVESLLIGIMIDHTHSRYGKSRPFFLWYALPYVIFAMLTFVTPNFGATGKLAWAYVTYLGLGFFYTAVNLPITSILPTMSKNEHELTLLGVIRQFFGSSVQIIVAVFTLPLVAFFGHGNQQLGFLLTIILFGIISLALIWNTFFQVRERFSQPERAHQSLSEVWGMLKKNQPWIVISVVILLYWLTTAIKNQTTIYYFKYLIHNENLVPIVNGFTFAALVGVVLIVRASRRIGKKRTMLTGILVAASGQLILASGAELQNLPLIFGGTLINSVGNGLIIGLVSIMIADTIRFGMSMGIQAEGILASTDDFGVNVGLGLGGLVTAGLFHLSGYTANHAQNVATQHMITLNYAWLPLALYVVMFVILLFYNETRLLAAINDQK
- a CDS encoding leucine-rich repeat domain-containing protein, with amino-acid sequence MKKIIRAIGMILALVTITGMGTLCLPTQTVSAAATSDSSIDTWMPDKNLQKVIYSGLHDLSQSANTAGGYNTTSVNQITPAMLADLRYLHVDTTDITDLDGLQYATGLVQADFSNNSISKLPSVMPGGDNLYSLNIGNYALVANSPTWVLSSKVSFKNSTTTYTDLNYGFAGQTVSGTYLPSEDVINYSTDKKSATISFSKLFKGFKQSDGSYKDVTPSISIKYSSNDHLAPVVNTDKKQLELDLSQVSAATTVQIQFAVSASDTNASYSTWDTLNFKVPETDATVTDPVSPSEPTQLTDIKPLSQDNTNVIASKVTALDHFMVNTMMTDSGIYSGYMTEAQKASVDTDNDMFSQITESAGLYLETLAMRGDATAFDNYYTQVKKTFSNGDGAFYWMYNTRTKDYKQGNASLDDLRIMRALTMMQAKSPSAARASEIKDLVTGFKKYSLLNGKMIDGTDFADGTKEPAIRLDYLDMQELKYVYGEGGWSQKDYDDQLKVLENAYLGDSFPWYQTYYYYGDMNGYKAGEYSTLPEAKGEVNSIDSLLVILHLAQIGKAQPASISWIKAHVHNRTLYNNYYTDGTPVEKNSAASSYAIAAMIASTVGDKTMYNDCVQDLNDSQVPDGYGDFSGCLGDIPSKKSATYNNLTALLAYYY
- a CDS encoding glycosyltransferase; this translates as MYYFLDSNIGQLASGLEHAEFKRIKLFNRFNVPAKIVTTQYSAVTRSCNRFWQLEEKNFVNLYDFYAGTEQFKGPQLKLSDLPIARQSYRIETNPGSARFWDGKREVAEVHYFKDAQSPISTIDYFDGDAQKIRTDVYDERGFRAYSKFFATQDDISLGYLALEQFVTLSGRPYLEITYRKRGDRVFATNHRLITADGASYSYMNQNHLMAKFYDDLNARDGGHSTFISDRTMVVNLPMTMMQTPARKIEWVHSIHFSPYREPFNSELVYPSLRNTDQLSRLAMVVNATPQQADDMRQRLRTQVPITNIPVGMVSDERLAAPRRPITPDFRERGKIVVVARLFFEKNLSATIRAFKTAHDQLNWLTLDIYGYGDGSDGNQEERQLHQLVQELNLQDCVQFKGYTYNIAAVYEQAQLMLLTSRFESFVLALLEANSYGVPAISYDTYYGPTYIINNDQNGYIVPYGDEAAMAQHVIDVMSDPAKLQRLSTGAYERAADFSEAKIWQLWQTKIIETDPALDLD
- a CDS encoding DEAD/DEAH box helicase family protein, whose protein sequence is MDFLETVRLAPTQLVKTTRPWECFDELTHDAGYDYLRSGQQASLRQWYQRRQEHDLVSVMNAGAGKTLVGLLALQSQLNEHEGPGLYLCADQVQADYVTKLAQHYGLTVATMRTAEQPANALIVAAVADLVPPTAELPASQLTHLSMLVLDDALTCLQELQTALTWHIDCEQQVEWYTSLVTKFSQDADTQPASQWAALQQTAPVPLTLAVPYWTLARLQTEILGGPVKPPAWLTNLANVEVYVDQHGIDFQPHCLPIAQLPFLAQAQHRLFLMTSLAASEDLAGQLGLDESSLLNPITVNAPSDVGEKLIITPQQLDIQLDDMRMRSYLKYLFDNGFLATNLVILVPTAAAAIIWKKMGAKIYQAAEQASLMTDLATNQPIMAVVIGGYTELDLAAAASHCLVLDGLPVSNRLADQVALQRDPEAWSMINNLVRIVEQGLGRSVRSGADSSLIFILGNQLQALTVMPAIQALFSRRTQAQLQFSQKLGQAIKQTSQTASDVTIKLNQLIKAVLTRDGNWRTIYRQNINYNYRQLVQRTLTPKAITQAKLIYRADQQAMAGNFQQAVDLLKQLAQPTAMTLERLATYEYQLDPVTALKTQQYAYQKNQHLFRPAGMTYLPRSRPSLAAGQRLKSYLERLNFDNGNDLAIYFKARVTPLAMPNNFQTEDFQRAIAWIGKLIGFDTSRPVAEMVPGSTGFWRGSGTDIVLQLVTTTDTALNSASVQSALTWTQTTYAQPELQLVLMQAKRSVRLAPELVRQARVLTDTKVANLSQRVADLAAQLSVKTPSSWTAAELSQLLASEKLTMTDFMSAFTLPARQAEV
- a CDS encoding SPFH domain-containing protein — protein: MLTLIISIIVVLLLIAILIASIRIITQPNQGIVLTFGKFERIIDSGFHFIKPFISHVITVNTAQTPVDLNQQVVITKDNAEISVKISLKYHVTNIEDFVFKNEDSVRSMIQDTRAALRGIIGNKELNEVLNGTQEINAALFKEISSVTAGYGLNVDRVNIDSVNPSSDIQASMNKLLQATRERDATIATAEGKSKSITLENEANNRALLATNKAQNEALVNSATAKATAVQTEADADAYRTRILNEALSQSSENYFIFQNTEAVKALADGSANTVVLPNQTLDSLGLIPALTKVSKLTKN